The genomic interval TGCGTATAGCAAACCGCCTTGTCCCGGCACAGGCCGCCGAGCAACTCGTAGACGGGCACGCCGAGCGCCTTGCCGTGGATATCCCAGAGGGCGATGTCGATGGCGCTGACCGCGGCGGAAAGGGCGTGGGCCCCGGGAAAGAAATTGCCGCGGAACATCACCTGCCAGAGGTGTTCCCTGCGCACCGGGTCCTGGCCGACGAGCCTGTCCCGGAGGGCATGGACGATCTCCTTGACGGCCAGTTCGCACCACGTCAGGCCGCTCTCGCCGATACCGTAAATACCCTCGTCCGTCTCCACTTTGACGACGAGATAGTTTCGGTTTCCGCCCCAGACCGGAAAGACTTTGACGTCGGAAATGCGCATGGGTATCACAGACTCCCGCTCCTTGCAGGGAGGCCGGGAGCCTGCTACTCGTTCCTTACCGGGGACCTGTCTCTTGCACCGTAAACGGGGCCTACTTCCCGGGCTCGAAATCCAGGGATGCGGAGTTCATGCAGTACCGAAGACCCGTGGGCTTCGGTCCGTCGGTGAACACGTGGCCCAGGTGGGCGTCGCATCGCCTGCACAACACCTCGGTGCGGATCATGCCGAAACTGCGATCCGGCTTCTCGTCGATGTTCTCTTCGGCGACCGGCTCGTAGAAACTGGGCCAGCCCGTTCCCGAATCGTACTTGGTCCTGGATGAGAACAATGGCGTGCCACAACCGATGCACTTGTAAACTCCGTCTTCGTAGTGCTTGTTGTACTTGCCCGTAAAGGCCCGTTCCGTGCCCTTCTCCCTGGTGACGTAGTACTGTTCGTCGGTGAGCTGCTCTTTCCATTCCTCTTTGGTCCTGACCACTTTATCCACCGTAACGGCTCCTTTCTTCGTTCCGTCGGAAGCGACCTCGACGATGGTCACTTTCTCCGCCGCGCCGGTCTTGCCCTGGGCCGCCGCCTCGTCCTGTATCGCCATGTCCGTATCGCACGCGGTCAAGAAGGCAAATGCGGCGGCGATCGCTATGACTTTGTACATGACACCACCTCCCGGTCAACGAACTTGCTTCAACAGCCGGTCCGGCCGGGGCTGACCTGAGCAGGCTGGCGCCAGCCGTGCTAGCCGGCGCCCATCTCCTGCATAAGCGCTGCCTCGGTCGTGGAAATCCCGGGGACGGGGAAACCGGCGCAGAGTTCCCTGACCTCGTCATGGATCGACGCCAATTTCTCATCGTTTCCGTGGTTTTCGATCGCCGTGTCGATCCAGCCGGCGATCCTTTTCATCTCGGGTTCCTTCATCCCCCGCGTCGTGGCCGCCGGCGTGCCGATACGGATCCCGCTCGGGCTGAAGGGCGATCTCGTATCAAAGGGCACCGTGTTCTTGTTCGCGGTGAGCCCGGCCTTGTCGAGGGCGGTTTCGGCGTCTTTGCCTATGATGCCCTTATTGGTCAGGTCCACCAGCACGAGATGGTTGTCGGTCCCGCCGGAGACGAGATCGAAACCGTGCTCAATCAGCGCCTCGGCCAGGGTCTTCGCATTGGCCACGATCTGGCGGGCGTAGTCCTTGAACTCGGGTCGCATGGCCTCTTTGAAGGTCAGCGCCTTGGCGGCCGTGATGTGGTCATGGGGGCCGCCCTGCAGGCCCGGAAACACGGCCCGGTCGATGTCCCTGGCGTATTTCTTGTGACACATGATGATCGCGCTGCGCGGACCCCGCAGCGTCTTGTGGGTCGTCGTCGTAACGACGTCGGTGAAGGGCAGCGGACTCGGATGGACGCCCCCTACGATGAGTCCGGAGATATGGGAGATGTCCGCCATGGGTACGGCCCCGACCTCGTCGGCGATGGATTTGAACGCCTCGAAGTCGAACTGCCGTGGATAGGCCGTGGCACCGGATATGATGAACTTCGGCCGGTGTTCGAGGGCCAGATCGCGGACCTCGTCCATATCGATTCGGCCCGTATCCCTCTGAACCCCGTACGATACTACGTTATAGGACTTGCCGGAGTAGTTGACATGCAGCCCGTGGGTCAGGTGGCCTCCCTGGTCGAGCTTCATCCCCATGATCGTGTCGCCGTAATCTAAAAGGCCGAACATGACCGCGGTATTCGCGGGACTGCCGGAATAGCACTGTACGTTGACGTGCTCGGCGCCGAAGAGTTCCTTCGCGCGTCTCCTCGCCAGGTTTTCGATCTTGTCGATGTATTCCTGCCCGCCGTAATACCGTTTGCCCGGGTACCCTTCCGAATACTTGTTGGTCAGCACGGAACCCATGGCTTCCAGGATGGCCGGCGAGACGTAGTTCTCCGATGGGATGAGCTCTATGCCGTCCCGCTGCCGCTCCCGCTCGGCCACCAGCAGTCCGTACAGTTCTTCGTCTCGTTGCCGTACGGCGGAAAAGTCCTGCATGTGCACTCCCTGTCCCGGGCCCGCATGAACCAATTTGATCAACCCGCCCGACCCATGACGCCTGAACCTTTTCGAGGTGGATCCCGAGGCCGGTTTCGCCAACGTCCATAGCCCCTTAAAAACCCGTGACTTACGCGTTTAAATTAAGCAAATCGGCCGGGATTCGCAAGTTAAAAGGGACGTGGTCGACCCCGTGCGGGCTGACTGAAAGGCGCGATTCCGCGGTACATCCGGATGCGGACTTCTGACCGTAATGCCACATTTGTTCCGAGATATTCGCGCTCGTCCGTACTATAACCATTATACCATGACTTTCGGAGATCATTAAACGCAGTCTGTGGTGAAGGTCGACTGGAGCTTATCGAATAACGGGGCAGTTGCTCCACGTTTGAAATCGGGGTCATCGTCCCGACGCAAAGGAGCCGGAATGCCGGGAGAAGATCAGTTGGACATACCAGCAACCCGGTGGGATTTCCTGGTCGAACGCCTGAACAAGATCGACAGTCGCCTCTCTGCCCTCGAAGATGCCCAGAAACACGTCGCAACGAAGATGTGGGTTGTCGGGACCGGGCTGACCACCATCGTCGTGCTTACCGGACTGGTCATCAACCTGCTGAACTTTCTTAAGCCTTGATCGTCCGGAAGGTCGAAAGGCGCGCGACTCGTTATTTCTGCAGCATGCCGGCGGCGCTGACGACGAAGGCCGAGAGGAGCACTACCGTGGAGAACACACCGAGCACGATCATGGCGGGTCGGGTGCGGTAGGCCGGGGGCAGTTTGAAGTTCAGGTATACGGCCGCGAAGCAGACCAGCCCTACGCCCATGTTGGTCGCCAGGAGGGCGACGATCTGCGTGATCAGGTCGAAGGTGATATCGCTCCAGATCGCCGCGGCGGAAGATATGAAGAACCAGATCACGATCCAGGTTTGCAGCCTGCGGTAGGAGTAGTGCTTGAACCGCGGCCAGACGGCTGTGAGGAACTCGTGGGCGAACCGGGTCAGGGCTTCCGGAATGGTGGCCAGCGTGCCCCAGAGCGCCGCGAGAATCGCCACGTAGTACACGGGGATGAGGGCGGCGTGGATCTGCGCCCAGATGGAAGACTGTCTCGTGAGCAGGTCCCACGCGTTGCCGGGAAGGACCGTCTGCCTCGGGTAGAGCACGACTGCGCCGGCGATCATGAAGGCGGCGGTGACGATGAAGAGCACGAGCGCGCCCATCGATACGTCCCACTTGAGAGGAGACAGCAGTACGCGCATGCGCCTCACCTGGGCGGCATCCTCCCTGAGATAGTCGATCTTCAGCGTACCGTCGATCCGGCTTCCAAGCCGCTCCGCGTCGGGGTTCCTCGTCATCCCCCAGCCCCGGTGTGCCACCCAGCCGGAATAGGCCAGGTAGGTGCTCAACGTGCCCCCGACGTAGCCGAAAACGGTAACGAGGTTAAGGAAGTAGTCGTTTCTGGCCGCGGAAGGCGCCCAGTCGGGGGCAGAGGGCAGGTTCCCGATGGACAGCGTCCCGAACAGGATGCCGCCGATACTCGGCCAGACGATTATCGTGGCCAGGATGGTGCCGGAGACGAGGATACCGCAGATGATGATCTGCTGTTTTTCCAGGATATCGTAAGAGGTAAGCAGGCTCAACCCGATCGCCAGGCCAAGGAACACCGTGGTGACCAGGTTCTCCCGGAACGTATCCGCCGGGCCGGCGGACAGTGTATCCGAGAAGATATGGACGACGAGATTGCCGCAGG from Gemmatimonadota bacterium carries:
- the msrB gene encoding peptide-methionine (R)-S-oxide reductase MsrB; translated protein: MDKVVRTKEEWKEQLTDEQYYVTREKGTERAFTGKYNKHYEDGVYKCIGCGTPLFSSRTKYDSGTGWPSFYEPVAEENIDEKPDRSFGMIRTEVLCRRCDAHLGHVFTDGPKPTGLRYCMNSASLDFEPGK
- a CDS encoding serine hydroxymethyltransferase — protein: MQDFSAVRQRDEELYGLLVAERERQRDGIELIPSENYVSPAILEAMGSVLTNKYSEGYPGKRYYGGQEYIDKIENLARRRAKELFGAEHVNVQCYSGSPANTAVMFGLLDYGDTIMGMKLDQGGHLTHGLHVNYSGKSYNVVSYGVQRDTGRIDMDEVRDLALEHRPKFIISGATAYPRQFDFEAFKSIADEVGAVPMADISHISGLIVGGVHPSPLPFTDVVTTTTHKTLRGPRSAIIMCHKKYARDIDRAVFPGLQGGPHDHITAAKALTFKEAMRPEFKDYARQIVANAKTLAEALIEHGFDLVSGGTDNHLVLVDLTNKGIIGKDAETALDKAGLTANKNTVPFDTRSPFSPSGIRIGTPAATTRGMKEPEMKRIAGWIDTAIENHGNDEKLASIHDEVRELCAGFPVPGISTTEAALMQEMGAG
- a CDS encoding Nramp family divalent metal transporter, which produces MNEAPKGPDSIDFLSIPEPTGVYTEPWSWKKFRRMLGFFGPAALVASMAVGAGETILVTGVGAWAEYGLLWLILLSVLVKGVAVTYLLGRFTAVSGQPFGRMLAKLPGPRGWFILTLLTIELLALSIALTAVAKPCGNLVVHIFSDTLSAGPADTFRENLVTTVFLGLAIGLSLLTSYDILEKQQIIICGILVSGTILATIIVWPSIGGILFGTLSIGNLPSAPDWAPSAARNDYFLNLVTVFGYVGGTLSTYLAYSGWVAHRGWGMTRNPDAERLGSRIDGTLKIDYLREDAAQVRRMRVLLSPLKWDVSMGALVLFIVTAAFMIAGAVVLYPRQTVLPGNAWDLLTRQSSIWAQIHAALIPVYYVAILAALWGTLATIPEALTRFAHEFLTAVWPRFKHYSYRRLQTWIVIWFFISSAAAIWSDITFDLITQIVALLATNMGVGLVCFAAVYLNFKLPPAYRTRPAMIVLGVFSTVVLLSAFVVSAAGMLQK